A window of the Candida orthopsilosis Co 90-125, chromosome 1 draft sequence genome harbors these coding sequences:
- a CDS encoding Aim14 protein (S. cerevisiae homolog AIM14 localizes to), with the protein MIEIEPRHGNHHFINIKYGYIILGISLLLALHLLLFKFIYIQQWKRNGIHNRLLTYLQGPPTWFIILIWVIIITYLAQDNIHSIFIEYSTIAKRLGRIAYSLIPLNIFLILRFANSPNLNPGYYLQNLNLHKWLSRLIFVLSLIHGLAFTFKWIFEGTGSKFTKLWNFLGIVVIVPFLLLIIVSIRYMRRKSYRVFYIVHNITSWFMVFLITLHARPGVWQIAILSIVMLAFQLYLRFAAYRVNSIKVIDIPSSTLQIIKIPLPLNFPIWSPASHIRVNYSFSNFRCWLMATHPFTIASIYEDSRTSLVLIKKKTQLEFDPQNTYLVTGPYCSLPQPLFNTAQVVSILCGGSGISFGLPIYQYFKSTNPSVVVNLVWCVSNKEDLFILNQLNLSDVHAYVTGVDNQDSSSEQTMPEFVIGGEDDVENHGLLKENIELQPIVPNPIDPNEIGDGKSNKGDSITNGEHYRLGRPKLDEVFAINNPTFTFDPNNTWIIACGPDGLINDSQKWAKEHNYQFFSEKYEM; encoded by the coding sequence atgattgaaattgaaccaaGACACGGTAATCACCATTTCATAAATATAAAATATGGATATATAATACTTGGAATATCTCTATTGCTAGCCCTACATTTACTActattcaaatttatctACATACAACAATGGAAACGCAACGGGATACACAATAGACTTTTAACTTATCTACAAGGTCCTCCAACTTGGTTCATCATATTGATCTGGGTTATCATTATCACTTATTTAGCTCAAGATAATATCCATTCCATATTTATTGAATACAGCACTATAGCTAAACGATTAGGTCGAATAGCCTATAGTTTGATCCCATTGAATATTTTCCTAATTTTACGTTTCGCCAATTCACCAAATTTAAACCCCGGATATTACTTGCAGAACTTAAATCTCCATAAATGGTTGtcaagattgatttttgtACTTTCGTTGATTCATGGGTTGGCTTTCACTTTTAAATGGATATTTGAAGGAACAGGGTCAAAGTTTACCAAATTGTGGAATTTTTTGGGAATTGTGGTGATTgttccttttcttttactCATAATTGTATCTATACGGTACATGAGACGTAAATCATATCGGGTGTTTTACATTGTTCATAATATTACTTCTTGGTTTATGGTTTTCTTGATAACGTTACATGCAAGACCTGGAGTATGGCAAATTGCAATATTGTCAATAGTCATGTTGGCATTCCAATTGTATTTGAGATTTGCTGCTTATAGAGTCAATTCAATTAAAGTCATTGATATcccatcatcaacattgCAAATCATTAAAATACCACTTCCATTAAATTTCCCCATTTGGTCACCAGCAAGTCATATTAGAGTAAATTATTCGTTTCTGAATTTTCGATGTTGGCTAATGGCTACTCATCCATTCACTATTGCTTCTATCTATGAAGATTCTCGAACGTCGCTTGTATtaatcaagaaaaaaactcaattggaatttgatCCTCAAAATACTTATTTGGTAACAGGTCCATATTGTTCGTTACCTCAACCTTTATTTAATACGGCGCAAGTTGTAAGTATATTATGTGGTGGTTCTGGAATTTCCTTTGGGTtaccaatttatcaatatttcaaatcaacaaatccaTCTGTGGTAGTGAATTTAGTTTGGTGTGTTCTGAATAAGGAGGATTTGTTTATTCTTAATCAATTGAACCTTTCTGATGTACATGCTTACGTTACTGGGGTTGATAATCAAGACTCATCCAGCGAACAGACCATGCCTGAGTTTGTAATTGGAGGAGAAGACGATGTAGAAAATCATGGGTTGTTAAAAGAGAATATCGAGCTACAGCCAATTGTACCAAACCCTATTGACCctaatgaaattggtgacGGAAAATCCAACAAGGGTGATTCAATAACCAATGGGGAACATTATAGATTAGGAAGACCGAAGTTGGATGAAGTCTTTGCCATCAATAATCCAACATTTACATTTGACCCCAATAATACTTGGATCATTGCTTGTGGCCCAGATGGATTGATTAATGATTCACAAAAATGGGCAAAAGAACACAACTATCAATTCTTTAGTGAAAAGTATGAGATGTAA
- a CDS encoding Rad32 protein (protein similar to S. cerevisiae protein with role in nucleotide excision repair), which translates to MSVKIKKPEDLSPLITSPLPKSRFTFKNLRDLNNPKYAYLSPLSTIALVDLNAFFAQVETIRLGLTEDDPVVCQQWKAIIAVSYAARKYGINRMDTVASAREKCPNVVCAHAGVYKKGSKNWTYEEGQPDPAHHKVSLDNYRRESRKIIRLIQSKFDFVEKASVDESYIDLGRPVYGTLLEKFPQLKCRISDASDDEVLPSIPDKLPQDIQWYGTIIESEKELADPQDIQAPQIFDWDDVVLAIGSELLLDLRQSIHDELGYTTSAGLARNKLVAKLSGGFKKPDDQTIVRNCALNRFLNNFELTDVTGMGGKLGEQLINRFGVPPDRNSIAFIRENYSLSSVKEEIKEDPDLALKLYKIVRGLHPSELTDRVEIKSMMSTKNFLGTRNWTLADAYDWLTVFSGDLSNRLTDLDNESMELSLTKMSNKEKGVIRRPKTITIGVRSASFVRQTRQMPISFHKEIDKMRESIKNCGFQLLREYLEHNSNITILNGGKSARELYNSDPKLVRIMDMHNLSLTISNFVALNDSALIESFAKRGKSRADRELMEINASYKKRKTEAGTKIVLSKKSNPITLEQKETISKLFQDYERSNTSESTTKATSNSKSRKNVSPPNQPAKKDIFQTLQKKPANLLDSLIQDMYCPRCKTSIQDPVEHNDFHIALDLSEKWNN; encoded by the coding sequence ATGTctgtcaaaatcaaaaagcCAGAAGACCTACTGCCATTAATAACTTCACCACTTCCGAAATCTCGATTCacattcaaaaatttaCGCGATTTAAACAATCCCAAATACGCGTATTTACTGCCGTTATCGACAATTGCTCTAGTTGATTTAAATGCCTTTTTCGCTCAAGTGGAGACCATTCGTTTGGGTCTTACGGAAGATGACCCAGTGGTATGTCAGCAATGGAAAGCCATCATTGCTGTCAGTTACGCAGCACGTAAATATGGAATCAATAGAATGGATACGGTGGCATCAGCAAGGGAAAAATGTCCCAATGTAGTATGTGCTCATGCTGGTGTTTACAAAAAGGGAAGTAAAAATTGGACATATGAAGAAGGCCAGCCTGATCCGGCTCATCATAAGGTTAGTTTGGATAATTATCGACGTGAAAGTCGGAAAATTATCCGACTTATCCAGagcaaatttgattttgtggAAAAGGCaagtgttgatgaaagttATATTGACTTGGGAAGACCCGTTTATGGAACccttttggaaaagtttCCTCAGTTGAAATGTCGTATTTCTGATGCTAGTGACGACGAGGTACTACCGAGTATCCCTGATAAGCTCCCGCAAGATATACAATGGTATGGAACTATCATTGAGTCAGAAAAGGAACTCGCTGACCCTCAAGATATACAGGCGCCGCAGATTTTTGACTGGGATGATGTCGTACTCGCTATTGGCTCAGAATTGTTATTGGACCTACGACAATCAATCCATGATGAGTTGGGATACACTACATCAGCAGGCTTAGCGAGAAACAAActagttgcaaaattgagTGGTGGGTTTAAGAAACCTGATGatcaaacaattgtaaGAAACTGCGCCTTGAACCGGTTCCTAAACAATTTCGAATTGACTGATGTTACTGGTATGGGTGGTAAATTGGGtgaacaattgattaataGATTTGGTGTTCCACCTGATAGGAATTCAATTGCATTCATTAGAGAAAATTATAGTTTATCCCTGgttaaagaagaaatcaaagagGATCCAGACTTGGCTTTAAAGTTGTACAAGATTGTTCGAGGATTACACCCATCTGAATTGACCGATAGagttgaaatcaaatcaatgatgTCAACTAAAAATTTCCTTGGAACCAGGAACTGGACATTGGCCGATGCTTATGATTGGTTGACTGTATTTTCAGGTGATTTAAGTAACAGGTTAACCGATTTAGATAACGAATCAATGGAGTTATCATTGACAAAAATGTCAAATAAGGAAAAGGGAGTTATACGAAGACCAAAAACTATTACAATTGGTGTGCGCTCAGCATCATTTGTAAGACAAACAAGACAAATGCCAATACTGTTTcataaagaaattgataaaatgaGAGAATCAATTAAAAACTGTGGATTTCAACTACTTCGTGAGTACTTGGAACATAATTCAAATATCACCATACTTAATGGAGGCAAATCTGCACGAGAATTGTACAATAGTGACCCAAAATTGGTGAGGATAATGGATATGCATAATTTGTCATTAAcaatatccaattttgttgCTTTAAATGATTCAGCATTGATTGAATCGTTTGCGAAAAGGGGAAAGTCACGAGCAGATAGAGAATTGATGGAAATCAATGCTTCATAtaagaaaaggaaaactGAGGCGGGGACCAAAATAGTTCTTTCgaagaaatcaaatccTATTACACTAGAACAGaaagaaacaatatcaaagtTATTTCAAGACTATGAACGAAGCAATACACTGGAATCTACAACTAAAGCAACTTCAAATTCGAAATCACGCAAGAATGTAAGTCCACCAAACCAACCCGCCAAAAAAgacattttccaaactttacaaaagaaaccTGCAAATTTACTTGATTCCCTAATACAAGATATGTATTGTCCTCGTTGCAAGACTTCAATTCAAGACCCAGTAGAACACAACGATTTTCATATTGCTTTGGATTTATCAGAAAAATGGAATAACTGA
- a CDS encoding Nmd2 protein (S. cerevisiae homolog NMD2 has role in nuclear-transcribed mRNA catabolic process, 3'-5' exonucleolytic nonsense-mediated decay and localizes to cytoplasm, polysome), with the protein MTTEFDGRRKDLFEINSKAWAGEYEFPLATKLDSSLKKNSAFIKKVKTGLNQEQYSNVLKDIGSVSIEKYLSEVIVSLVEGLCKVSKNDEINAAVEVISALHQRFGKQFTGDLLNGILVNIVNPSKAELADKEESSRLSRQKNLLRLVGEFYIVGILQTAADFLDVLDSKVIKSFALDKRRNEPILILLLKYLLNFEIESGRSLNMVQSFLKRFSHIIFSDSELLPSDSRHVLKQIFLIYTEAVFNIMMKIKKQVHKLDVRNKKAAIRTGRILEDEQSEFDERKKLFEQFKAIASFLSQVCDLSLPDDLNDVTEEEEEEDNSVEVVKQAVGNDEDSVGIWEDAKEKNFYTVIPSLGELLEAHPETPNCKSTQSHKDGEKIQEFLDRLEDVRGNNLEQLVVEFNNLNLNNKATKNRIMRFFIETSTLNNLKYYTRFLKINELNLSELIEELITYLDKGFRSQIHRNKLNVKNILFFVELIKFKMVPKHVVFHKIRSLTLNVTSTNNIEILTVFYEHVGRFLLHDAESKDLMREMIDLLREKSKQSNLNVNDKLAINNLLITVEPPVTKVQTLREAPKLSTKQMFIQKILREELNSDTRSLVVKHFRAKFGQLGQAEYYTLVDCFSKPNLINYDNIPALAKVLSAFGEKYKSLVVLSVDTIVEDIIRGLELNDFRMNRTRMAQVKYLAELYNSRVINFKLLNDMLYRILCYGHPQNQPLPQNWDVAIDMPNNYFRIQMCCLLLISIKSIFVDTDVGKKKSSNRAASIKRRNDINKDLLGVFMTFFQYYMYCKESPFPVDVEFRLDDLFKKYKSIPTVKRYDTIQEVLRGLGGAMQKRKEAESLLEKEDESVESEPEKQLISASVSSDDDSDADYDDGDEEEGEDENDDEEDSDDDDDSEDDDDDDEDDDEESGESDEEDEELGDDDLSRVSSSEDQISEAERARLEAERIFQEDLDREFQKIMIESYGSTQQQQQQQQHPGKQPAFKQSLPLPSQLNISERSSGSANKQGTVAFGLLTKNGKNQKIKQLNLPSDNIFAESVVREQENRKRDKQRIIKLASRMDD; encoded by the coding sequence ATGACAACAGAATTCGATGGTCGACGGAAagatttgtttgaaataaatTCAAAGGCTTGGGCAGGAGAGTATGAATTCCCTCTTGCAACCAAGTTAGATTCATCATTAAAGAAGAATTCAGCATTTATCAAGAAAGTAAAGACTGGATTAAACCAAGAGCAGTACTCTaatgttttgaaagatattGGATCTGTGTCTATAGAGAAGTACTTGTCAGAAGTTATTGTATCACTTGTGGAGGGTTTGTGCaaagtttcaaagaatGATGAAATAAATGCAGCAGTGGAAGTTATATCTGCATTACATCAAAGGtttggaaaacaatttaCGGGGGATTTGTTGAACGGCATATTGGTCAACATAGTGAACCCATCAAAAGCGGAATTGGCTGATAAGGAGGAATCTTCTCGCTTATCCCGTCAGAAGAATCTTTTGCGTTTGGTTGGAGAGTTTTAcattgttggaattttACAAACTGCAGCCGACTTTTTGGATGTTTTAGATTCAAAAGTgatcaaaagttttgctttagacaaaagaagaaatgaGCCGAtattaattttgttgttgaaatactTACTAAACTTTGAAATCGAACTGGGAAGAAGCTTAAATATGGTGCagtcatttttgaaaaggtTCAGTCATATCATTTTTAGTGATAGCGAGCTCTTACCACTGGACTCTAGGCATGTGCTAAAACAAATATTCCTCATCTACACAGAGGCggttttcaatatcatgATGAAGATCAAAAAGCAGGTACATAAACTAGACGTTCGTAACAAAAAAGCAGCCATCAGAACTGGACGTATCTTAGAAGATGAACAACTGGAGTTtgatgaaagaaaaaaattatttgagCAATTCAAAGCAATAGCGAGTTTCTTATCCCAGGTGTGTGACTTGTCGTTGCCagatgatttgaatgatgtaacagaagaagaggaagaggaggatAATTCTGTCGAAGTAGTGAAGCAGGCAGTAGGTAATGACGAAGACCTGGTTGGAATTTGGGAAGATGCTAAGGAGAAAAACTTTTACACAGTTATTCCGCTGTTAGGTGAGTTGTTAGAGGCTCACCCAGAAACTCCCAACTGTAAATCCACACAATCCCATAAAGACGGAGAAAAGATTCAAGAGTTCTTAGACAGGTTGGAAGATGTTCGGGGCAACAACTTGGAACAGCTAGTTGTGGAGtttaacaatttgaatttgaacaacaaaGCTACAAAGAACAGGATTATGCGATTCTTTATTGAAACATCTACTTTGAATAATTTAAAGTATTACACGcgatttttgaaaattaatGAACTCAATTTGTCtgaattgattgaggaATTGATCACATATTTAGACAAAGGGTTCCGGTCTCAGATTCACCGAAATAAACTCAACgtgaaaaatattttattctttgttgagttgATCAAGTTTAAGATGGTACCAAAACATGTTGTGTTTCATAAAATTCGTAGTTTGACGTTGAACgttacatcaacaaacaatataGAAATATTGACTGTATTTTACGAACATGTGGGCAGGTTCTTACTACATGATGCAGAGAGCAAGGATTTGATGCGAGAAATGATTGATCTATTGAGGGAAAAGCTGAAACagtcaaatttgaatgttAATGACAAGTTAgccatcaacaatttattaaTCACAGTTGAGCCGCCAGTAACAAAGGTCCAGACTCTTAGGGAAGCTCCCAAGCTATCCACAAAACAAATgttcattcaaaaaataCTCAGGGAGGAGTTGAATCTGGACACGCGGTCTCTTGTTGTAAAACATTTTAGAGCAAAGTTTGGGCAACTTGGTCAAGCTGAATATTACACTTTGGTCGATTGCTTTTCcaaaccaaatttgattaacTATGACAACATTCCTGCTCTTGCAAAAGTTTTACTGGCTTTTGGTGAAAAGTATAAATCGTTGGTGGTGCTTTCTGTTGATACCATTGTCGAGGATATTATTCGTGGCTTGGAATTGAACGACTTTAGGATGAACAGAACTCGAATGGCTCAGGTAAAGTACTTGGCAGAGCTATACAATTCAAGAGTGATCAACTTCAAACTCCTCAATGACATGTTGTACCGTATCCTTTGCTATGGCCATCCGCAAAATCAGCCTTTGCCTCAAAACTGGGATGTTGCGATTGACATGCCAAATAACTATTTCCGAATTCAAATgtgttgtttattgttaatatcaatcaagtcGATTTTTGTGGATACAGATGTTGGAAAAAAGAAGTCCCTGAACCGTGCTGCAAGTATCAAGCGAAGGAATGACATTAATAAGGATCTTTTGGGTGTATTTATGACTTTTTTCCAATATTACATGTACTGCAAAGAGTCTCCATTCCCTGTGGATGTTGAATTTAGGTTGGAtgacttgttcaaaaaatACAAGAGTATTCCGACTGTGAAGAGATACGACACTATACAGGAAGTTCTTAGAGGCTTGGGTGGTGCTATGCAGAAACGAAAGGAAGCGGAATCCTTATTGGAGAAGGAAGATGAATCTGTTGAAAGTGAGCCAGAAAAGCAGCTTATATCTGCCAGTGTCAGCTCAGACGATGATAGCGATGCTGATTATGATGAtggagatgaagaagagggggaagatgaaaatgacgACGAAGAAGATAGtgacgatgatgacgacagtgaagatgatgacgatgatgatgaagatgatgatgaggaaagTGGTGAATCggatgaagaagatgaagagcttggtgatgatgatttatcaCGTGTATCATCATCTGAAGATCAAATATCGGAGGCTGAAAGGGCTAGACTTGAAGCTGAACGAATATTTCAAGAAGATTTGGATCgagaatttcaaaaaataatGATTGAGTCGTATGGATCAacacagcaacaacagcagcaacagcaacatcCGGGTAAACAACCTGCTTTCAAACAGTCACTACCGCTTCCAAGCCAACTCAACATCTCAGAGAGGTCATCGGGTAGTGCTAATAAACAGGGCACAGTGGCATTTGGTTTGTTGACCAAGAATGGTAAGAACCAAAAGATTAAGCAACTTAACTTACCATCAGATAATATATTTGCTGAATCCGTAGTTAGAGAGCAAGAAAATCGTAAACGTGATAAGCAAAGAATTATTAAACTTGCATCTAGAATGGATGATTAA